One window of Neisseria subflava genomic DNA carries:
- a CDS encoding tetratricopeptide repeat protein, translating to MNAQQYEESFLLAEKLITQDPPDFARAIPLLCEAAEAGHVEAAFQLAGCLIEHHENAQDLAIAVEYLKQAARAGHPYARYNLLQLQENNGIEVEKLIAAYQELAEEGLAPAQLRLMRLYADNGNDQEAVKWALKAAEQQNPQAQYFLAQHYQYSSSPDLEYSHKLYQQSAAQGFIAAHWQLGLQYKLGQGVAQNPEKAIEHLRIAADYDIVPAQTSLAELLAVSNPAEALEWFEKAAEQGDSNAHVALAEIYLLGKNTERDPQKAYQHAKLAADQNDPEGLRLLGDIHRYGLGRAVDADTARQYYQRSADLGNLVAYQKLLSDSALNNQQNYQLTKEIALQRQEAERLYKLAFAAHYGLKRQQNYAEALELYLQSAERGHSKSQTNLGMMYYSGQGVPVDYAQAAKWFEAAAKQRDTMAQYNLACLYYHGLGVEKDINNACFWLQEAIQHGHEQQDVLKELLAQWKQFAQKSSAV from the coding sequence ATGAATGCTCAACAATATGAAGAATCTTTTCTTCTGGCAGAAAAATTAATCACTCAAGACCCACCTGACTTTGCACGGGCCATCCCATTGCTCTGCGAAGCAGCAGAAGCCGGGCATGTTGAGGCTGCATTTCAGCTGGCAGGATGCCTGATCGAACACCACGAAAATGCACAAGATTTGGCAATTGCAGTTGAATATTTAAAGCAAGCTGCAAGAGCTGGTCATCCATACGCCCGCTATAATCTTCTCCAATTACAAGAAAATAATGGAATAGAAGTAGAAAAGCTCATCGCAGCCTATCAAGAGCTTGCCGAAGAAGGATTGGCTCCTGCCCAACTGCGCCTGATGCGTTTATATGCAGACAATGGCAATGACCAAGAAGCAGTCAAATGGGCACTGAAAGCTGCCGAACAACAAAATCCTCAGGCACAATACTTCTTAGCCCAGCATTACCAATATTCCAGCTCTCCTGATTTGGAATATTCCCATAAACTTTATCAGCAATCCGCTGCACAGGGATTTATTGCGGCACACTGGCAACTCGGCCTTCAATACAAATTGGGGCAAGGTGTTGCACAAAACCCTGAAAAAGCAATCGAACATTTGCGTATTGCCGCCGATTACGACATTGTTCCAGCGCAAACTTCTCTTGCAGAACTCTTAGCCGTATCAAATCCTGCTGAAGCATTGGAATGGTTTGAAAAAGCTGCCGAACAAGGTGACAGCAATGCGCATGTAGCACTTGCCGAAATCTATCTTCTGGGTAAAAACACCGAACGAGACCCTCAAAAGGCCTATCAGCATGCTAAATTGGCTGCAGATCAAAATGACCCGGAAGGATTGCGTCTTTTAGGCGATATCCATCGCTACGGATTGGGACGAGCAGTTGATGCAGACACCGCGCGTCAATATTATCAACGCTCGGCTGATTTAGGTAATCTTGTCGCTTACCAAAAACTTCTGTCTGACAGCGCATTGAATAACCAGCAAAACTATCAGCTGACGAAAGAAATCGCCCTCCAACGTCAGGAAGCTGAACGTCTTTACAAGCTGGCATTTGCAGCGCACTATGGCTTAAAACGCCAACAAAATTATGCTGAAGCACTGGAGCTATACCTTCAGTCTGCAGAACGAGGACACAGTAAATCACAAACCAATCTTGGCATGATGTATTACAGCGGACAAGGTGTACCTGTCGATTATGCCCAAGCGGCGAAATGGTTTGAGGCAGCAGCCAAACAAAGGGATACAATGGCTCAATATAATCTTGCCTGTCTGTATTACCACGGCCTGGGTGTAGAGAAAGACATCAATAATGCATGTTTTTGGCTGCAAGAAGCCATCCAACATGGACATGAGCAGCAAGATGTTCTCAAAGAGCTTTTAGCTCAATGGAAGCAATTTGCTCAAAAATCCTCTGCAGTTTAA
- a CDS encoding RlmE family RNA methyltransferase, with the protein MAVRSKSSKAWLHEHVNDHYVHMAQKDGYRARAAYKLLEINQKDKLIKPGTVLADLGSAPGSWSQVAAKLVGKTGAVFALDILPMDAIDGVSFIQGDFREDAVLEQFEALLDNRPLDLVICDMAPNMSGNAVTDQARSFYLCELALDFASQHLKTGGSFLVKVFQGAGYQEYTAAMREIFASVQTRKPDASRNRSSEIYLLGKNKR; encoded by the coding sequence ATGGCTGTACGCTCAAAATCTTCAAAAGCATGGCTGCATGAGCACGTCAACGATCATTATGTCCATATGGCACAAAAGGACGGATATCGTGCCAGAGCGGCTTATAAATTATTGGAAATCAATCAAAAAGATAAATTAATCAAGCCAGGTACGGTTTTGGCGGATTTGGGTAGCGCGCCGGGAAGTTGGTCACAGGTAGCGGCCAAGCTGGTCGGTAAAACAGGGGCAGTGTTCGCTTTGGATATTTTACCGATGGATGCGATTGATGGTGTGTCGTTTATCCAGGGCGACTTTAGGGAAGATGCTGTTTTGGAGCAGTTTGAAGCCTTATTGGATAATCGTCCGTTAGACCTTGTAATCTGCGATATGGCACCCAATATGTCAGGCAATGCCGTAACAGACCAGGCACGCAGTTTTTATTTGTGTGAACTGGCTTTAGATTTTGCCTCCCAACATTTGAAAACCGGAGGCAGTTTTTTAGTGAAGGTGTTTCAAGGTGCGGGTTATCAGGAGTATACGGCGGCTATGCGCGAAATTTTTGCCAGTGTACAAACTCGAAAGCCGGATGCTTCCCGCAATCGTTCCAGTGAGATTTACCTATTAGGTAAAAATAAACGCTGA
- the ftsH gene encoding ATP-dependent zinc metalloprotease FtsH, translating into MGNTIKNILVWVVGGAMLLAAFNALSDKQEDKQQIEYSQFIQQVNSGEVSNVNIEGSVVSGYLIKGERTDKTAFYTNAPLDDNLVKTLLDNKVRVKVTPEEKPSMLASLFYSLLPVLLLIGAWFYFMRMQSGGGGKGGAFSFGKSRARLLDKDSNKVTFADVAGCDEAKEEVQEIVDYLKSPNRYQSLGGRVPRGILLAGSPGTGKTLLAKAIAGEAGVPFFSISGSDFVEMFVGVGASRVRDMFEQAKKNAPCIIFIDEIDAVGRQRGAGLGGGNDEREQTLNQLLVEMDGFESNQTVIVIAATNRPDVLDPALQRPGRFDRQVVVPLPDIRGREQILKVHAKKVPLDASVDLTSLARGTPGFSGADLANLVNEAALFAGRRNKVKVDQSDFEDAKDKIYMGPERRSMVMHEDEKRATAYHEAGHAIVAESLPFTDPVHKVTIMPRGRALGLTWQLPERDRISMYKDQMLSQLSILFGGRIAEDIFIGRISTGASNDFERATQMAREMVTRYGMSDKMGVMVYAENEGEVFLGRSVTRSQNISEKTQQDIDAEIRRILDEQYQVAYKILDENRDKMETMCKALMDWETIDRDQVLEIMAGKQPSPPKDYSHNVRDDKVEEPEAPVAEAVEPVEQNEVQNTESVEADKTDKSV; encoded by the coding sequence GTGGGGAATACCATTAAAAACATATTAGTCTGGGTAGTGGGTGGTGCTATGCTTTTAGCAGCATTCAATGCGCTCAGCGATAAGCAGGAAGATAAACAGCAAATCGAATATTCTCAATTTATTCAGCAAGTTAATAGTGGCGAAGTATCCAATGTCAATATTGAAGGATCTGTTGTCAGCGGCTATCTGATTAAAGGTGAGCGCACCGATAAAACTGCCTTCTATACCAATGCGCCTTTGGATGACAACTTGGTTAAAACACTGTTGGACAACAAAGTACGCGTCAAAGTGACTCCGGAAGAAAAACCAAGCATGCTGGCCAGTCTGTTTTACAGCCTGCTGCCTGTTTTGTTGTTGATTGGTGCATGGTTCTACTTCATGCGCATGCAAAGCGGCGGTGGCGGTAAAGGCGGCGCATTCTCTTTTGGTAAGAGCCGTGCACGTTTGTTGGACAAAGATTCCAATAAAGTGACTTTTGCTGATGTTGCCGGTTGTGATGAGGCAAAAGAAGAAGTACAAGAAATCGTGGATTACCTGAAATCGCCTAACCGTTACCAAAGCCTGGGTGGTCGCGTACCGCGCGGTATTTTGTTGGCCGGTAGCCCTGGTACAGGTAAAACATTACTGGCCAAAGCGATTGCTGGTGAGGCCGGTGTGCCATTCTTCAGTATTTCAGGTTCTGACTTCGTAGAAATGTTTGTCGGTGTCGGCGCGAGCCGTGTCCGCGATATGTTCGAGCAGGCCAAGAAAAACGCGCCATGTATCATCTTTATCGATGAAATTGATGCTGTCGGCCGTCAGCGCGGTGCCGGTTTGGGCGGTGGCAATGATGAGCGTGAGCAAACATTAAACCAATTATTGGTTGAAATGGATGGTTTTGAAAGTAATCAAACCGTTATTGTGATTGCAGCAACCAACCGCCCTGATGTACTTGACCCTGCGTTGCAGCGTCCGGGCCGTTTTGACCGTCAAGTCGTTGTTCCATTGCCTGATATCCGTGGCCGTGAGCAAATCTTGAAAGTACACGCTAAAAAAGTACCTTTGGATGCATCCGTAGATTTAACTTCTTTAGCTCGCGGTACACCTGGTTTTTCAGGTGCGGATTTGGCAAACTTGGTCAATGAAGCAGCTTTGTTTGCCGGTCGTCGTAATAAAGTTAAAGTCGATCAAAGCGACTTTGAAGATGCTAAAGACAAAATCTACATGGGTCCGGAGCGTCGCAGTATGGTAATGCACGAAGATGAAAAACGTGCGACAGCCTATCATGAGGCCGGTCATGCAATCGTAGCGGAAAGCCTGCCGTTTACCGATCCGGTTCACAAGGTAACCATTATGCCTCGTGGCCGTGCATTGGGTTTGACTTGGCAACTGCCTGAGCGTGACCGCATCAGTATGTACAAAGACCAAATGCTGAGCCAGCTCTCAATCTTGTTTGGTGGCCGTATTGCTGAAGATATTTTTATTGGCCGTATTTCTACCGGCGCATCTAACGACTTCGAGCGTGCAACTCAAATGGCACGCGAGATGGTAACGCGTTATGGTATGAGCGACAAAATGGGTGTGATGGTTTATGCTGAGAACGAAGGTGAGGTATTCTTGGGTCGCAGCGTAACCCGTTCTCAAAATATTTCCGAGAAAACCCAACAAGATATCGATGCGGAAATCCGCCGTATTTTGGATGAGCAATACCAAGTGGCTTACAAAATCTTGGATGAAAATCGCGATAAGATGGAAACCATGTGCAAGGCACTGATGGATTGGGAAACCATCGATCGAGACCAAGTTTTGGAAATTATGGCCGGTAAACAGCCTAGTCCACCTAAGGATTACAGCCACAATGTCCGCGATGACAAAGTAGAAGAGCCTGAAGCACCTGTTGCTGAAGCTGTTGAACCTGTTGAGCAAAATGAGGTTCAGAATACTGAGTCAGTAGAAGCAGACAAAACAGATAAATCTGTATAA
- the trpS gene encoding tryptophan--tRNA ligase, which translates to MSKKRVLTGVTTTGIPHLGNYVGAIRPAIRAAQDSNTESFLFLADYHGIIKCHEPEMIHQSTQAVAATWLACGLNPEQTTFYRQSDIPEVMELNWILTCITAKGLMNRAHAYKAAVQANTENGQEDPDHGVEMGLYSYPILMTADILMFNAHEVPVGRDQIQHVEMARDIAGRFNHRFQELFTLPEVKIDENVELLVGLDGRKMSKSYGNTIPLWENDKKTQKSVNKIITNMKEPGEPKQTDESPLFEIYKAFSTPSETAEFTQMLAEGLAWGEAKKLLGTKINAELAEPRERYNELTAKPSQIEDILQAGAQKARKEARELLDKVRDAVGIRPLK; encoded by the coding sequence ATGAGCAAAAAACGAGTTTTAACAGGCGTTACCACAACAGGTATTCCACACTTGGGCAACTATGTCGGTGCCATCCGCCCGGCTATCCGCGCAGCACAAGATTCCAATACCGAATCATTCCTCTTTTTGGCCGACTATCACGGCATCATCAAATGTCATGAGCCAGAAATGATTCATCAATCTACTCAAGCTGTTGCCGCCACATGGCTCGCCTGCGGACTCAACCCTGAACAGACCACTTTCTACCGTCAAAGCGATATTCCCGAAGTAATGGAGTTGAACTGGATTCTGACCTGTATCACCGCAAAAGGCCTGATGAACCGCGCCCACGCTTATAAAGCCGCAGTACAGGCAAATACCGAAAACGGTCAGGAAGATCCGGATCATGGCGTGGAAATGGGCCTGTACAGCTACCCTATCCTCATGACTGCCGACATTCTTATGTTCAATGCCCATGAAGTACCGGTCGGTCGCGACCAAATCCAACACGTTGAAATGGCTCGCGATATTGCCGGCCGCTTCAACCACCGCTTCCAAGAACTCTTCACCCTGCCAGAAGTGAAAATCGACGAAAATGTCGAACTCTTGGTCGGCTTGGACGGACGCAAAATGTCCAAATCCTACGGCAACACCATTCCGCTTTGGGAAAACGACAAGAAGACCCAAAAATCGGTTAACAAAATCATCACCAATATGAAAGAACCCGGCGAGCCGAAACAGACTGATGAAAGTCCTCTGTTTGAAATCTACAAAGCCTTCTCCACGCCGTCTGAAACTGCCGAGTTCACGCAAATGCTGGCCGAAGGCCTTGCTTGGGGTGAGGCTAAGAAACTCTTGGGTACAAAAATCAATGCCGAACTCGCAGAACCCCGCGAGCGTTACAATGAGTTAACAGCCAAACCCTCTCAAATTGAAGACATTTTGCAGGCCGGCGCACAAAAAGCGCGTAAAGAAGCACGCGAATTGTTGGATAAAGTACGCGATGCAGTAGGTATTCGTCCGTTGAAATAA
- the aceE gene encoding pyruvate dehydrogenase (acetyl-transferring), homodimeric type — protein sequence MSTQLHDVDPIETKEWLDALSSVLEYEGSERAQYLLESLVKYSRDKGIRMPHGTTTPYLNTVSVEDEKGIPGDQNIEHRIRAFVRWNAAAIVLRAGKKDLELGGHIASFQSAATMYEVGFNHFWKAKGEGEEGDLVFFQGHVAPGIYARAFVEGRLTEDQLNNFRQEVAGHGLPSYPHPHLLPDFWQFPTVSMGLGPLMAIYQARFLKYLESRGLAKTKGRKVWVFCGDGEMDEPESQGAIALASREGLDNLVFVINCNLQRLDGPVRGNGKIIQELEGNFAGAGWNVVKVIWGRRWDRLLAKDKDGILRKRMEECLDGDYQTYKSKDGAYVREHFFNTPELKALVADMTDEQIWALNRGGHDPQKVYNAYDRAVNHADGKPTVILAKTIKGYGMGASGEGQNVAHQAKKMDKASLKQFRDRFDIPVTDEQIDSGNLPYLTFAPDSEEYKYLHARREALGGYLPQRKPTQEVLEVPELSAFETQLKSSGDREFSTTMAFVRILSTLLKDKKIGKRVVPIVPDESRTFGMEGMFRQYGIWNPKGQQYTPQDKDQLMFYKESVDGQILQEGINEPGAMADWIAAATSYANNDFAMIPFYIYYSMFGFQRVGDLAWAAGDMHARGFLLGGTAGRTTLNGEGLQHEDGHSHIQADLIPNCVTYDPTFQYEVAVIVHDGLRRMYVNHEDVFYYITLMNENYTHPDMPEGVEQDILKGMYLLKAGGKGDKKVQLMGSGTILQEVIAGAELLKADFGVEADIWSCPSFNLLHRDAIEAERFNRLNPLETAKVPFVTSQLQGHDGPVIAATDYIRSYADRIRAYIPNDYHVLGTDGFGRSDSRANLRSFFEVDRYNVAVAALSALAEQGKVSKETVQQAIEKYGIKADAAPSWKR from the coding sequence ATGTCCACCCAATTACACGATGTTGACCCAATTGAAACCAAAGAATGGTTAGACGCGTTAAGCTCTGTTTTAGAATATGAAGGCAGCGAACGCGCCCAGTATCTGCTGGAAAGTTTGGTCAAATACAGCCGTGACAAAGGCATCCGTATGCCTCATGGCACCACTACTCCATACTTGAACACCGTTTCCGTTGAAGACGAAAAAGGCATCCCCGGCGACCAAAACATCGAACACCGTATCCGTGCATTCGTTCGTTGGAACGCTGCCGCTATCGTTTTGCGCGCAGGTAAAAAAGATTTGGAATTGGGTGGACACATTGCATCTTTCCAATCAGCCGCCACTATGTACGAAGTCGGCTTCAACCACTTCTGGAAAGCTAAAGGTGAAGGCGAAGAAGGCGATTTGGTATTCTTCCAAGGCCACGTTGCCCCTGGTATCTACGCACGCGCTTTCGTTGAAGGCCGTCTGACTGAAGACCAATTGAACAACTTCCGTCAAGAAGTTGCCGGTCATGGTCTGCCTTCCTATCCTCACCCTCACCTGTTGCCTGACTTCTGGCAATTCCCAACCGTATCTATGGGTCTTGGCCCATTGATGGCGATTTACCAAGCCCGTTTCCTGAAATACTTGGAATCTCGCGGCCTGGCTAAAACCAAAGGCCGTAAAGTATGGGTATTCTGTGGCGACGGCGAAATGGATGAACCTGAAAGCCAAGGTGCTATTGCTCTGGCTTCACGCGAAGGCTTGGATAACCTGGTATTCGTCATCAACTGTAACCTGCAACGTTTGGACGGTCCAGTACGCGGTAACGGCAAAATCATTCAAGAGCTGGAAGGCAACTTTGCCGGCGCCGGCTGGAATGTTGTGAAAGTCATCTGGGGTCGTCGTTGGGACCGCCTCTTGGCAAAAGACAAAGATGGCATCCTGCGCAAACGTATGGAAGAGTGCTTGGACGGTGACTACCAAACTTACAAATCCAAAGACGGTGCATACGTTCGCGAACACTTCTTCAATACGCCTGAACTGAAAGCATTGGTCGCCGATATGACTGATGAACAAATTTGGGCATTGAACCGCGGCGGCCATGATCCTCAAAAAGTGTACAACGCTTACGACCGCGCAGTGAACCACGCTGACGGCAAACCTACTGTCATTTTGGCTAAAACCATTAAAGGTTACGGCATGGGCGCATCCGGCGAAGGTCAAAACGTTGCCCACCAAGCCAAGAAAATGGACAAAGCTTCTCTGAAACAATTCCGTGATCGCTTTGACATTCCTGTTACCGACGAGCAAATCGACAGTGGCAACCTGCCTTACCTGACTTTTGCTCCCGACAGCGAAGAATACAAATACCTGCATGCACGCCGTGAAGCTTTGGGTGGCTACCTGCCTCAACGCAAACCTACCCAAGAAGTTCTGGAAGTGCCTGAGTTGTCAGCATTTGAGACTCAACTGAAATCCAGCGGTGACCGTGAATTCTCAACCACCATGGCTTTCGTCCGCATCCTGTCTACTTTGCTGAAAGACAAAAAAATCGGCAAACGCGTGGTGCCTATCGTTCCAGATGAAAGCCGTACGTTCGGTATGGAAGGTATGTTCCGTCAATACGGTATTTGGAACCCTAAAGGCCAACAATACACTCCTCAAGATAAAGACCAACTGATGTTCTATAAAGAGTCTGTTGACGGTCAAATCTTGCAAGAAGGTATTAACGAACCAGGTGCCATGGCTGACTGGATTGCTGCTGCGACCAGCTACGCAAACAACGACTTTGCCATGATTCCTTTCTACATCTACTACTCTATGTTTGGCTTCCAACGCGTTGGTGACTTGGCATGGGCAGCAGGCGATATGCATGCACGCGGTTTTCTGCTGGGTGGTACAGCCGGCCGTACAACACTGAATGGCGAAGGTTTGCAACACGAAGACGGCCACAGCCACATTCAAGCAGACTTGATTCCAAACTGTGTAACTTACGATCCGACATTCCAATATGAAGTAGCCGTTATCGTACACGATGGCTTGCGCCGCATGTATGTTAACCACGAAGATGTGTTCTACTACATCACCCTGATGAATGAAAACTACACCCATCCGGACATGCCTGAAGGCGTAGAACAAGACATCCTGAAAGGTATGTACTTGCTGAAAGCCGGCGGCAAAGGCGATAAAAAAGTCCAATTGATGGGTTCCGGTACCATCCTGCAAGAAGTAATTGCCGGTGCCGAATTGTTGAAAGCCGACTTCGGCGTAGAAGCAGACATTTGGTCTTGCCCATCTTTCAACCTGTTGCATCGCGACGCTATCGAAGCAGAACGTTTCAACCGCCTGAATCCTTTGGAAACTGCAAAAGTACCGTTTGTTACTTCTCAACTTCAAGGTCATGACGGTCCGGTTATTGCCGCTACCGACTACATCCGCAGCTATGCCGACCGTATCCGCGCCTACATCCCTAACGACTACCACGTCTTGGGTACCGATGGCTTCGGTCGTTCCGACAGCCGTGCCAACCTTCGTAGCTTCTTCGAAGTTGACCGCTACAACGTTGCCGTTGCTGCATTGAGCGCTCTGGCCGAACAGGGCAAAGTCAGCAAAGAAACCGTTCAACAAGCCATTGAAAAATATGGTATCAAAGCCGATGCAGCTCCTAGCTGGAAACGCTAA
- the yhbY gene encoding ribosome assembly RNA-binding protein YhbY, producing the protein MSDNKLSTKEILALKAQAHHLHPVVIVGQQGLTDSVIKETDAALTAHELIKVRVFGDDRAERIEICNTLCETLGAQLVQHIGKLLVLWRKKPDDK; encoded by the coding sequence ATGAGCGACAACAAATTAAGCACCAAAGAAATTTTGGCATTGAAAGCCCAAGCACACCACCTTCATCCCGTTGTTATTGTTGGCCAACAAGGTTTGACCGACTCCGTCATTAAAGAAACCGACGCCGCATTGACAGCACACGAATTGATTAAAGTCCGTGTTTTTGGCGATGACCGTGCAGAACGTATTGAAATTTGCAATACCCTGTGTGAAACACTGGGTGCTCAACTGGTGCAACATATTGGCAAATTACTTGTTTTGTGGCGTAAAAAACCGGACGATAAATAA
- the tpx gene encoding thiol peroxidase: MAQVTFQGSPISTNGNLPAIGQVAPDFTLVAADLSEKSLADFAGKRKVLNIFPSIDTGVCAQSVRTFNKHASSLDNTVILCISADLPFAQARFCGAEGLENVVTLSTFRSSFSNDYGVTLTESPLRGLTARAVVVLNEQNQVLHAELVSEIANEPDYEAALAVL; encoded by the coding sequence ATGGCCCAAGTTACTTTCCAAGGCTCACCTATTTCTACAAACGGCAATTTGCCTGCCATCGGCCAGGTTGCACCTGATTTCACATTGGTAGCAGCAGACCTATCTGAGAAATCATTGGCTGACTTTGCAGGCAAACGCAAAGTGCTGAATATTTTCCCCAGCATTGACACCGGCGTATGCGCCCAGTCCGTCCGCACTTTCAACAAACATGCCTCGTCTTTGGATAATACCGTTATTTTGTGCATTTCTGCCGATTTACCGTTTGCACAAGCCCGTTTCTGCGGCGCAGAAGGTTTGGAAAATGTAGTGACACTTTCCACATTCCGCAGCAGCTTTTCTAACGATTACGGTGTTACACTGACAGAAAGCCCATTACGCGGCCTGACTGCCCGCGCAGTGGTGGTTTTGAACGAGCAAAACCAAGTTCTCCACGCTGAGTTGGTTTCTGAAATTGCAAATGAGCCTGACTACGAAGCGGCTTTGGCTGTTTTGTAA